From Bacillota bacterium, the proteins below share one genomic window:
- a CDS encoding creatininase family protein, protein MWLHHNSWDEASEYLKRSQTIIIPVGSIEQHGEHLPLGTDTMVAEAIAESVAEEAGVLVAPAVSYGWSPHHMVLTGTVTIRPEILIEYLYDVIESLSKHGFKKFLLLNGHRIVNISWMQIAGERAKRQLEVDVLIADPAFLSKELARKEGMGLLGHADELETSHMLYVRGDFVQLEKARDFTHQRPDYKQVDPRVENDMLCYIPSTEEEMEESVQAAGGTSGRPTKSTVEFGNKYHDWVVSKLVTIINEWQDK, encoded by the coding sequence GTGTGGCTGCATCACAACAGTTGGGATGAGGCTTCGGAGTATCTGAAGCGGTCACAGACAATTATTATCCCTGTAGGCAGTATTGAGCAGCATGGTGAGCACTTGCCCCTGGGCACAGACACAATGGTCGCGGAGGCAATTGCCGAGTCTGTTGCTGAGGAGGCAGGTGTGCTGGTGGCGCCAGCGGTCAGTTACGGCTGGAGCCCGCACCACATGGTCTTGACTGGCACTGTTACCATCCGCCCGGAAATTCTTATTGAGTATCTGTATGATGTAATCGAGAGTCTTTCTAAGCACGGGTTTAAGAAGTTTCTGCTGTTGAACGGGCATCGAATTGTCAACATCAGCTGGATGCAGATTGCCGGTGAGCGAGCAAAGCGGCAGCTGGAGGTTGATGTCTTGATTGCCGACCCGGCGTTTTTGTCCAAGGAGTTGGCAAGGAAGGAAGGTATGGGGCTTCTAGGCCATGCCGACGAGCTTGAGACATCCCACATGCTCTACGTTCGCGGCGATTTTGTGCAATTGGAAAAGGCCCGAGATTTTACCCACCAGCGCCCCGACTACAAACAGGTAGACCCCCGGGTGGAAAATGACATGCTCTGCTATATTCCCAGCACCGAAGAAGAGATGGAAGAGTCTGTTCAGGCCGCTGGAGGAACCTCGGGACGGCCTACCAAGTCTACTGTTGAGTTCGGCAACAAGTATCATGACTGGGTAGTATCGAAGCTGGTCACAATCATTAATGAGTGGCAGGACAAATAA
- a CDS encoding PTS sugar transporter subunit IIA, producing MRLKDLILPEYISLSVEARDWRQAIEISCAPLLGKAISENYVKAIIKNFEELGPYMVIGPGIAMPHARPEEGVLQTAMSLTVLKTPVAFGHKANDPVRLLITLCALDSEMHLQAVAELMGVLENKQRVNALMSAQSVIDVLRVIEMNGGDV from the coding sequence ATGCGACTAAAAGATCTAATACTACCGGAGTACATTTCGCTGTCCGTGGAAGCCAGGGATTGGCGGCAGGCAATCGAGATAAGTTGCGCCCCGCTCTTGGGCAAGGCGATTAGCGAGAACTATGTTAAGGCAATCATTAAGAACTTCGAAGAGCTGGGCCCCTATATGGTTATTGGGCCGGGGATAGCGATGCCCCATGCCCGCCCGGAGGAAGGGGTTTTGCAGACTGCAATGTCCTTGACGGTGTTAAAAACCCCGGTGGCATTCGGGCATAAGGCAAATGACCCAGTGCGACTGCTGATAACCCTGTGCGCTCTGGACAGTGAGATGCACCTGCAGGCTGTTGCTGAATTGATGGGTGTTTTGGAAAACAAACAAAGGGTAAATGCGTTAATGTCCGCTCAAAGCGTTATCGATGTCTTAAGGGTTATTGAAATGAATGGAGGTGATGTGTGA
- a CDS encoding PTS ascorbate transporter subunit IIC has protein sequence MDLIRTVFLFIVENILSEAAFLVGLVVLIGMLAQKKPAKTLVGSTVKATVGFLLIDAGAKSMGITLLPVQPLLQSIFNMDITEVNLDAAIGSGMAAFGATATLIFAFGFLVNVLLARITKYKYIHLSAHVSFFYAGLIAALLTVNTGLSTLWITIVGSLMLGVYLTASCAMVAPLMKHVPGGEGFTLGHSSSIGIVISGHLGKLFAKGKRSLEEIKLPDSLSFLRETTIALSVIMTLFFVLLVLLAGGSFVHGEVSGGQNMFIFAIMQGLQFGVGITIIITGVRMMLGEVVAAFHGISQKIVPNAMPGLDVPLLFPNHPTCVIVGFLSSLVAATLGMVILAATHYPIVVFPPLIPVFFTGAITAIFGNATGGRVGAIAGSFVNGLILIFGQALLLPSIGAYESVMRVLSETDYAFFGPIIAWILQLFG, from the coding sequence ATGGATTTAATCCGGACTGTTTTTTTGTTCATAGTCGAAAACATTCTCAGTGAAGCAGCTTTTTTGGTTGGCCTAGTCGTTTTGATTGGTATGTTGGCCCAGAAAAAGCCGGCCAAAACGCTGGTAGGCTCGACAGTCAAGGCCACGGTTGGATTTCTATTAATTGACGCAGGCGCCAAGAGTATGGGAATTACTCTGCTGCCAGTGCAGCCGTTGCTCCAAAGTATCTTTAACATGGACATAACCGAGGTCAATTTGGATGCCGCAATTGGTTCTGGCATGGCTGCATTCGGCGCAACAGCTACTTTAATTTTCGCCTTTGGGTTTCTGGTCAATGTTTTGTTGGCTCGGATCACGAAGTATAAGTACATCCACCTATCTGCCCATGTGTCCTTCTTCTATGCCGGTCTGATTGCAGCGCTGCTGACTGTTAATACTGGTCTGTCCACGCTGTGGATAACAATTGTTGGCTCGCTGATGCTAGGTGTCTATCTGACAGCTAGCTGTGCAATGGTCGCTCCGTTGATGAAGCATGTCCCCGGCGGTGAAGGGTTTACTCTCGGACACTCCAGTTCCATCGGTATTGTTATCTCGGGGCATCTGGGTAAATTGTTTGCCAAAGGCAAGCGCAGTCTGGAAGAGATTAAGCTTCCCGACAGTCTCAGTTTCCTGCGGGAGACCACCATTGCCCTCAGTGTCATAATGACTCTCTTCTTTGTCCTGCTGGTTCTTCTGGCTGGAGGCAGCTTTGTCCATGGTGAAGTCAGTGGCGGCCAGAACATGTTTATCTTTGCAATCATGCAGGGTCTGCAATTTGGTGTTGGCATCACAATCATCATTACCGGTGTGCGGATGATGCTCGGCGAGGTAGTTGCAGCGTTCCACGGTATTTCTCAGAAAATCGTGCCCAATGCGATGCCTGGCTTGGATGTGCCGCTTTTATTCCCCAATCATCCAACCTGTGTTATCGTTGGCTTCCTTTCCAGCTTGGTAGCAGCCACCCTGGGGATGGTAATCTTAGCTGCCACACATTATCCGATAGTTGTGTTCCCGCCCCTGATTCCCGTATTCTTTACTGGCGCGATTACTGCTATCTTTGGTAACGCGACTGGTGGCCGCGTAGGCGCAATTGCCGGCTCATTCGTCAATGGTCTGATACTGATCTTTGGACAGGCACTTCTGTTGCCTTCCATTGGCGCATATGAGTCTGTGATGCGGGTGCTGTCTGAGACCGACTACGCATTCTTCGGCCCGATAATTGCCTGGATTCTGCAGCTGTTTGGCTAA
- the trpA gene encoding tryptophan synthase subunit alpha produces MDRFEGLRTRKSLIGYLTLGYPDRTRFFQAVAAVGNAGIDALEVGLPSRDPYMDGKVIADSHAHALENGWTSEDLQDDLHKVREIMGNIPLLLMGYRQDIQAVIHGDLNAVDGIICPDGQELSLPESLASIQICDETMDDVLLKDKVSRASGFIYVLSARGKTGAKQEVPSAYVQTIQRLKNLTDLPMLVGFGVNSPDAARTVVNNNADGVIIGSGIVQRLDDLDNLIRYLVEIKSALS; encoded by the coding sequence ATGGATCGCTTTGAGGGGTTGCGGACAAGGAAAAGTCTTATTGGCTATCTTACACTCGGATATCCGGACAGGACACGGTTCTTTCAGGCCGTGGCCGCCGTTGGCAATGCTGGTATAGACGCACTGGAGGTCGGGCTTCCTTCCCGGGATCCGTACATGGACGGCAAGGTTATCGCGGACAGTCATGCTCATGCCCTGGAAAACGGATGGACGTCTGAAGACTTGCAGGATGATTTGCACAAGGTTCGGGAAATTATGGGAAATATTCCGCTGTTGTTGATGGGGTATCGGCAGGATATTCAGGCGGTAATTCACGGTGATTTGAACGCTGTTGACGGGATTATCTGTCCCGACGGCCAGGAGTTGTCACTGCCGGAGTCGCTGGCATCAATACAGATTTGCGACGAGACCATGGACGACGTGCTCTTGAAGGATAAGGTCTCCAGAGCCAGTGGTTTTATCTATGTCCTGTCTGCTAGGGGCAAGACCGGGGCAAAACAGGAAGTCCCATCTGCCTATGTGCAAACAATCCAACGGCTGAAGAATCTCACAGATCTGCCGATGCTTGTTGGCTTTGGGGTTAACTCTCCAGATGCGGCCCGGACGGTGGTAAACAATAACGCCGATGGAGTAATCATTGGCAGTGGAATTGTGCAGCGCCTGGATGACTTGGACAATCTAATTAGATATTTAGTAGAAATAAAGTCGGCGCTTAGTTAG
- a CDS encoding PTS sugar transporter subunit IIC — MGGNRMDLSTIANKIIEGLGGTSNINHIEYCMTRLRVDVVDSKKVNFDEIKGIEGVLGSTTKGGDIQIILGPGTAQEIAQALNEIPELNMEIIDEEEAGDEDSGGKPKKLAVSMLSQIFTPLIPALIGSGLVAGFAKFLQSLGVSMDLGFMQALNAIGFAFFGYIIIMVAMNTAKVFGGSPILGAVAGSILITPAIGNLGLTPGRGGVIGAMLAGILMALVERYLRKISPNAIKVHFPPTFAVLISGFLILYVLQPVAGFLADGLVNAVLSLLDVGGALAGAAISFLFLPLVMTGLHHGLTPIHLELINEIGYTQLQVMNSMAGAGQVGAGIALLLRYRSNLGLKNTIKGALPVGILGIGEPLIFGVTLPLGRPFITACLGAAIGGAFVGAVGLGATGVYVSGILGIAIATNPLHYVIAYTLAAVAGFVLTYMVAVPKNLLDSLEASSKSSMKA, encoded by the coding sequence ATGGGAGGGAATAGAATGGATTTATCCACTATTGCGAACAAAATTATTGAAGGTCTGGGTGGAACAAGTAACATCAACCATATTGAGTATTGTATGACAAGGTTAAGAGTTGATGTTGTTGACTCCAAAAAGGTTAATTTTGACGAGATAAAGGGCATTGAAGGCGTACTAGGGTCTACCACAAAAGGGGGAGATATTCAGATAATCCTTGGACCCGGTACAGCTCAAGAGATTGCTCAAGCTCTCAATGAAATTCCCGAACTTAATATGGAGATTATCGATGAAGAAGAAGCTGGGGATGAAGATTCGGGAGGAAAACCAAAAAAATTGGCTGTAAGCATGCTCAGTCAAATCTTTACCCCGCTTATTCCAGCGCTGATCGGCTCCGGTCTGGTGGCCGGGTTCGCTAAGTTTTTGCAGAGTCTTGGGGTAAGTATGGATCTTGGTTTTATGCAAGCACTTAATGCAATTGGGTTTGCCTTCTTCGGCTATATAATCATAATGGTTGCAATGAACACCGCAAAAGTATTCGGAGGGTCGCCAATTTTGGGTGCAGTCGCAGGTTCAATCCTCATTACTCCGGCGATAGGCAATCTCGGTCTTACTCCTGGCCGGGGCGGAGTTATTGGCGCAATGCTTGCGGGAATTTTAATGGCATTGGTAGAGAGGTACCTGAGAAAGATTAGCCCGAATGCTATAAAAGTTCATTTCCCACCGACTTTCGCCGTTTTAATATCGGGTTTCCTGATCCTTTACGTCTTGCAGCCAGTTGCCGGTTTCCTTGCCGATGGTCTAGTTAATGCTGTGCTCTCACTGTTGGATGTTGGCGGGGCATTGGCCGGGGCAGCCATTTCCTTCTTGTTCCTGCCACTGGTTATGACGGGCCTACATCACGGGCTTACCCCAATCCACTTGGAACTGATTAATGAAATTGGCTATACCCAGCTACAGGTAATGAATAGTATGGCTGGTGCGGGGCAAGTAGGTGCTGGTATTGCTTTGCTGTTAAGGTATAGAAGTAATCTGGGTCTGAAAAACACAATTAAGGGTGCATTGCCGGTCGGAATCTTGGGTATCGGTGAACCGTTAATCTTCGGTGTAACATTACCGTTGGGCAGACCGTTTATAACTGCTTGTTTGGGAGCCGCGATTGGCGGGGCTTTTGTCGGGGCAGTTGGTTTGGGTGCAACAGGGGTCTATGTTTCCGGTATCCTTGGCATAGCCATTGCCACCAACCCCCTCCACTATGTAATTGCATATACCCTTGCTGCAGTTGCAGGATTCGTGCTTACCTATATGGTTGCAGTTCCGAAGAACCTGCTAGATAGTTTGGAGGCCTCTTCGAAGAGCTCAATGAAAGCTTAA
- a CDS encoding SIS domain-containing protein, whose protein sequence is MEVLEKIQSTQMDNIKKASELMAKSIYDGKLVHTFGSGHSALPALDIFPRYGSYVGFHPVVDPRLIWHTAIGPGGARELLWIERQEGYIKNFLQSYSFSVGSTFIVYSHGGANAAPIEAGLYAREQKMNVVAITSMDNYRNTESKHSSGKCLADTADVVIDNCVPLEDSMVEVEGQIAKVAACSSITAIFISMSLVAETAQLLRKMGVNMPTFVSPNVEGIASSHNDEVYAEYTQYVKNQKI, encoded by the coding sequence ATGGAAGTGCTAGAAAAGATTCAATCTACTCAAATGGATAACATTAAGAAGGCCAGTGAGTTAATGGCGAAAAGTATTTACGACGGAAAGCTGGTTCATACTTTCGGTAGTGGGCACTCTGCGCTGCCAGCATTGGATATTTTCCCTCGCTATGGCAGCTACGTTGGCTTTCATCCAGTTGTAGATCCACGCTTAATTTGGCATACTGCCATCGGTCCCGGTGGTGCGCGGGAATTGTTATGGATAGAGCGGCAGGAAGGCTATATAAAGAACTTTTTGCAGAGTTATTCATTCTCAGTGGGAAGCACGTTTATCGTCTATTCCCATGGAGGGGCAAATGCTGCGCCCATAGAGGCAGGATTGTATGCCCGGGAGCAAAAAATGAATGTTGTGGCCATTACTTCAATGGATAACTATCGCAACACAGAGAGCAAACATTCGAGCGGCAAGTGTCTTGCGGACACTGCCGATGTAGTAATAGATAATTGTGTCCCTCTTGAGGACTCTATGGTTGAAGTTGAGGGTCAAATAGCTAAGGTGGCTGCATGCTCATCAATTACTGCAATTTTTATCTCCATGTCTCTGGTAGCGGAAACGGCACAGTTGTTGAGAAAAATGGGTGTAAATATGCCAACATTCGTATCTCCCAATGTTGAGGGGATTGCTTCCAGCCATAATGATGAAGTTTATGCTGAGTACACTCAGTATGTTAAGAATCAGAAGATATAG
- a CDS encoding SIS domain-containing protein — protein MITQYFKLVQRLLDDVLLSEKDEIAESAAIVAKAVIDGGVIHVFGCGHSHMFCEELFYRAGGLVPVKPVFNTGLMLHEGPRKSSSLERFQGYGAIVAQDHDFRSEDVMIVVSNSGRNPVPIEVACAAKEQGLKVIVLTSLQFSKSQPSRHDSGKHLCDFGDVVIDNKTVPGDASLRSEGITEAFGPVSTVVGATILNAVIADSIRIMQEQGHEPPIFVSGNLEGADDRNQALMEQYGHRINF, from the coding sequence ATGATTACCCAATATTTTAAGTTGGTTCAACGATTGCTGGATGACGTCCTGCTTTCCGAGAAGGACGAAATTGCAGAATCTGCTGCTATTGTAGCCAAGGCAGTGATAGATGGCGGCGTAATTCATGTGTTTGGCTGTGGCCATTCCCATATGTTCTGCGAAGAGTTATTCTACCGGGCTGGGGGATTGGTGCCTGTTAAGCCGGTGTTTAACACTGGATTGATGCTACATGAGGGACCTCGGAAGAGCTCAAGTTTGGAACGCTTTCAAGGTTATGGGGCTATTGTAGCCCAGGATCATGATTTTCGCTCTGAGGATGTCATGATTGTGGTGTCGAACTCGGGGCGGAATCCTGTGCCGATAGAAGTTGCGTGTGCAGCCAAGGAGCAGGGACTGAAGGTAATTGTTCTGACATCATTACAATTCAGCAAATCGCAACCGTCCCGGCATGATAGTGGCAAACACCTATGTGATTTTGGAGATGTCGTAATTGACAACAAAACTGTCCCGGGGGATGCCTCTCTCCGTTCTGAAGGGATAACGGAGGCTTTTGGGCCAGTATCTACAGTGGTTGGCGCTACAATCTTAAACGCTGTAATTGCTGACTCGATTCGGATTATGCAGGAGCAGGGCCATGAACCGCCAATATTCGTTAGCGGCAACCTGGAAGGTGCTGATGACCGAAACCAGGCGCTAATGGAGCAGTACGGGCACAGGATAAACTTTTAG
- a CDS encoding DUF871 domain-containing protein — translation MSKVARKIDLGISVYPEANDRFCEQKNYIALAKLQGYSQIFSTLHLPELPLESMLEYARNLSSVVTEHQMQLTLDVSATKVREIAQAESYINKIKDTSIDYIRLDYGFTEHDLKLLKDCLNVNGLVLNASTLSASEIDDFLEIITKAGFDMRNLKACHNFYPREETGLSMEFLIQKCQLYKKYNIPVTTCIASHTKPRGPLYAGLPSVEKQRYSSPGRAAAELMATGVVDEILFGDSFVSAEELSEVAAVIDSGCVELRIKMLSNKITEMERAIIVEQLHLARPDQAEFSIRSQSSREMASFAARVEARSPEPRIKYAVTIDNEKYLRYSGELQILLADLPEDERINVVGHIVSEDHDLVHMIKPGTTFRFQVVDE, via the coding sequence GTGAGTAAGGTAGCACGCAAGATTGATTTAGGCATTTCTGTGTATCCCGAGGCAAATGATAGATTTTGCGAGCAAAAAAACTATATCGCCCTTGCCAAACTCCAAGGCTATAGCCAGATATTTTCCACCTTGCACTTACCGGAGTTGCCTCTAGAATCAATGCTTGAATATGCAAGGAATTTATCTTCAGTTGTAACCGAGCATCAGATGCAGCTAACCCTAGATGTTTCCGCAACAAAGGTCCGGGAGATTGCTCAGGCTGAAAGCTACATCAATAAGATTAAAGATACTTCAATTGACTACATTCGTTTAGACTATGGCTTTACTGAGCATGACCTCAAACTGCTCAAAGATTGTTTAAACGTTAATGGGCTGGTTTTAAACGCGTCAACACTCTCTGCCAGTGAAATTGATGACTTCCTCGAGATTATTACCAAGGCTGGATTCGACATGAGGAACTTAAAGGCTTGTCATAATTTTTACCCCAGGGAAGAGACCGGGTTGAGTATGGAATTTTTAATTCAAAAGTGTCAGCTGTATAAGAAATACAATATACCGGTTACCACATGTATTGCGTCGCATACCAAACCGCGAGGGCCTTTGTATGCTGGATTGCCAAGTGTCGAAAAACAGCGTTATTCATCTCCTGGGAGAGCAGCCGCTGAGTTGATGGCCACAGGAGTGGTTGATGAAATATTATTCGGCGATTCATTTGTGTCAGCAGAAGAACTATCTGAAGTTGCTGCTGTAATTGATTCCGGATGCGTGGAGTTAAGAATTAAAATGCTTAGCAATAAAATAACTGAAATGGAACGGGCGATTATTGTGGAGCAACTTCATCTTGCCCGCCCTGATCAGGCTGAATTTTCGATTCGGTCACAATCTTCAAGGGAAATGGCTTCATTTGCAGCTCGCGTAGAAGCAAGGTCACCTGAGCCAAGAATCAAATATGCTGTAACTATAGATAATGAAAAGTATTTGCGGTACTCAGGGGAGTTGCAAATTCTGTTAGCAGACCTACCCGAGGATGAAAGGATAAATGTTGTTGGGCATATTGTCTCTGAAGATCACGATTTGGTTCATATGATTAAACCCGGCACAACTTTTAGATTTCAGGTGGTGGATGAATGA
- a CDS encoding aminoglycoside phosphotransferase family protein — protein sequence MSEISRLPLLQALSNMLGVQVSDVAYESELLQGGDVGEVSKISGQAFSNEGSYPFSLVLKKQQKWDRHGDPECWRREYEIYRHGLDQKLLQTIKLPRCYLLQESGDLTQIWMEYIEGKTGDDLIHAPELALAAERLGKLQADFHKNGKHDLPFLRSYPAVRSSFDLWWGDIKKELGTEIEDFPEELRHTLNDFAARAESLLDAMDKLPLTICQGDFYHDNIIFKPGLDGTDIYVIDWDCAGYGRMGEDAVDILMEAFVYSDRDVSLMPDFKKCIIDGYLRGVQSGGMDFTMNEALVRDIFALAWGFRITDQYLYHLHYKDEQAKERCIAILRTMFMGSECEPRV from the coding sequence ATGTCTGAGATAAGTAGATTACCGCTTCTACAAGCCCTGTCAAACATGCTTGGTGTTCAGGTGAGTGACGTGGCTTATGAAAGCGAGTTGCTTCAGGGGGGAGATGTGGGGGAAGTAAGCAAGATATCAGGACAGGCTTTTTCAAACGAGGGTTCCTACCCATTTTCACTCGTGCTAAAAAAGCAGCAGAAATGGGACCGGCACGGGGATCCTGAGTGTTGGCGGCGGGAATACGAAATATATCGCCACGGGCTTGACCAGAAGCTACTTCAAACCATCAAGCTGCCCCGTTGTTATCTGCTTCAGGAAAGCGGGGATTTGACTCAAATCTGGATGGAGTACATTGAGGGTAAAACAGGTGATGACTTAATACACGCTCCGGAATTGGCACTTGCTGCTGAAAGACTTGGAAAGCTGCAAGCAGATTTTCATAAAAACGGTAAGCATGATTTGCCGTTTCTTAGAAGCTATCCAGCAGTTCGTTCCAGCTTTGATCTTTGGTGGGGGGACATAAAAAAAGAGCTCGGCACAGAGATTGAGGATTTCCCCGAGGAATTGAGGCATACACTGAATGACTTTGCCGCTAGAGCTGAATCGCTGTTGGATGCTATGGACAAGCTGCCACTTACCATATGTCAAGGAGACTTCTATCACGATAATATCATATTCAAGCCCGGACTTGATGGAACAGATATTTATGTGATTGACTGGGACTGTGCCGGATACGGCAGAATGGGCGAAGATGCAGTAGATATCCTAATGGAGGCCTTTGTCTATTCTGACAGGGATGTATCTCTTATGCCCGATTTCAAAAAGTGTATCATCGACGGATACCTTCGTGGGGTGCAAAGCGGTGGCATGGATTTTACGATGAATGAAGCCTTAGTGCGGGACATATTCGCACTTGCGTGGGGATTCCGTATTACAGACCAATATCTATACCATCTACATTACAAAGACGAACAGGCAAAAGAGCGTTGTATCGCAATTTTACGGACAATGTTTATGGGGTCGGAGTGTGAACCACGAGTGTAA
- a CDS encoding GntR family transcriptional regulator — protein MIDRTKPEPLYYQVKNQLLRKIENGDYKVNERIPSENELVKVYDVSMITVRKALLELVQEGILYRIQGKGTYVAEPKVKRFVNLLSFTQEMKEKGMSPSAKLVRFAKETADEKISGILGLPLDSPVWVYERIRLADQQPMAFQKSILPCKMFPGLSGQLLEESQSLYKVLFEHYDTEIYRADEEYNAISIKDQMIADELGVRVGATAFLVKRTSYTKHEEAFEYAVTMLRGDRYSIKVNLIAE, from the coding sequence ATGATTGATAGAACAAAACCAGAGCCATTGTATTATCAAGTCAAAAACCAACTTTTGCGTAAAATAGAGAATGGCGACTATAAGGTTAATGAGCGTATTCCAAGTGAAAACGAATTGGTAAAAGTTTATGACGTGAGCATGATTACTGTTCGTAAAGCATTATTAGAACTTGTCCAAGAAGGTATTCTCTATCGTATACAAGGGAAAGGCACTTATGTAGCAGAGCCAAAGGTTAAACGGTTCGTGAACTTGCTTAGTTTTACTCAAGAGATGAAGGAGAAAGGTATGTCTCCTTCAGCGAAGCTGGTTCGCTTCGCTAAAGAAACAGCGGATGAGAAAATCTCTGGGATTCTTGGTCTGCCTCTAGATAGCCCGGTATGGGTTTATGAGAGAATCCGGCTTGCTGACCAGCAACCGATGGCGTTTCAGAAAAGCATACTGCCGTGCAAGATGTTTCCTGGTCTAAGTGGCCAGTTACTAGAAGAAAGTCAGTCTTTATACAAGGTTCTTTTTGAACACTATGATACGGAAATTTATCGTGCAGATGAAGAATACAACGCAATAAGTATTAAAGATCAGATGATCGCTGATGAGTTGGGGGTAAGGGTTGGCGCAACTGCGTTCTTGGTGAAGCGTACATCGTATACAAAGCATGAAGAAGCTTTCGAGTATGCAGTAACGATGCTTCGCGGCGACCGTTATTCCATCAAGGTAAACCTGATAGCTGAGTAG
- a CDS encoding PTS glucose transporter subunit IIA has product MMFRKSAEHIYAPATGTTMNLQNVDDEVFANGMMGPGLVINIAPSELCIYAPAAGTVDALYPTGHALGLKTKTGTALLLHVGLESFKKKGLIKKYISKGDMVRKGQLLLEIDPSIADPTDLIILLTFPELSKTLTPLYEEGESVQSRKQRIFRVDP; this is encoded by the coding sequence ATGATGTTTAGAAAATCCGCCGAGCATATATATGCACCTGCAACTGGCACTACTATGAATCTGCAAAATGTAGATGATGAGGTGTTCGCAAATGGAATGATGGGGCCGGGTTTAGTAATTAATATAGCCCCCTCGGAGTTATGTATCTATGCGCCAGCTGCGGGCACTGTTGATGCTCTGTATCCTACCGGCCACGCCCTAGGGCTCAAAACGAAAACCGGCACAGCACTCCTACTTCATGTTGGTTTGGAGTCATTTAAAAAAAAGGGTCTGATAAAAAAGTATATTAGTAAAGGAGATATGGTGCGGAAGGGACAACTGCTTCTAGAGATTGACCCATCTATCGCGGACCCAACCGATTTAATTATACTTTTGACTTTTCCAGAGCTATCGAAGACTTTGACCCCTCTATATGAGGAAGGAGAATCGGTTCAGTCCCGCAAACAGCGGATCTTCAGAGTAGATCCCTGA
- a CDS encoding PIG-L family deacetylase, giving the protein MRICWHICEGLLKGGEALPTLAVFGAHAMDAEVMGGAIARDLSLKNWDTWLIHMTRGERGKGPHKSIEYAKQLEAEMENSAAKLKSKCIWMGYKAGEIPEGEAGIMDIGNVLKKVKPDVVITHWKGSYHPRHVQTHESVINGLKYMADNFKMEASLYFGENLEDLEGFHPTAYYDISESYSAWVEALNCYEMFRESVKFPYRDFYSSNSISRGVESGFKYSKALMLPRVKIADLRQDWSLCAPRY; this is encoded by the coding sequence ATGAGAATATGTTGGCATATATGCGAAGGTTTATTAAAAGGAGGTGAAGCTTTGCCAACTTTAGCGGTCTTTGGGGCGCATGCCATGGATGCGGAAGTAATGGGCGGCGCCATTGCCCGGGATCTTAGCTTGAAAAACTGGGACACCTGGCTAATTCATATGACAAGGGGTGAAAGGGGGAAAGGCCCTCATAAGTCAATTGAGTATGCAAAACAGCTGGAAGCGGAAATGGAGAACAGCGCAGCAAAGTTGAAATCTAAGTGTATTTGGATGGGCTACAAGGCGGGAGAAATTCCGGAGGGAGAAGCGGGAATTATGGATATCGGGAATGTGTTAAAGAAAGTAAAGCCTGATGTCGTCATTACCCACTGGAAGGGAAGTTATCATCCTCGCCATGTGCAAACCCATGAGAGCGTGATCAATGGACTTAAATATATGGCAGATAACTTTAAGATGGAAGCCAGTCTGTATTTTGGCGAGAACTTGGAAGATTTAGAGGGTTTTCATCCCACAGCCTATTATGATATCTCAGAATCTTACTCCGCCTGGGTTGAGGCGCTAAACTGCTATGAGATGTTCAGGGAAAGTGTCAAGTTTCCTTACAGAGATTTTTATTCATCCAATTCAATCTCTAGGGGGGTGGAATCGGGGTTTAAATATAGCAAAGCTTTAATGCTTCCCAGAGTGAAAATCGCTGACCTGCGTCAAGACTGGAGTTTATGTGCTCCGAGGTATTAG
- a CDS encoding PTS sugar transporter subunit IIB → MMKILTVCGAGVGSSLMLKLYVQQVLDQEGIAGEVESTDIGSVSDMGVDIIITTTDLANTLRNTKAKVIALDNLTDKQLLRDKLLSAI, encoded by the coding sequence GTGATGAAGATTCTTACTGTTTGTGGCGCCGGAGTGGGCAGCAGCCTGATGCTGAAACTTTATGTTCAACAAGTATTGGATCAGGAGGGGATTGCCGGAGAGGTGGAATCCACAGATATTGGCTCAGTCAGTGACATGGGTGTAGATATTATCATTACGACCACAGACTTGGCTAACACTCTTCGCAATACCAAAGCCAAGGTTATCGCCCTGGACAACCTGACCGACAAGCAGTTGCTGCGGGACAAGTTGTTAAGTGCAATATAA